From Companilactobacillus heilongjiangensis, one genomic window encodes:
- a CDS encoding Crp/Fnr family transcriptional regulator, with protein sequence MAHDPIKCVEQVSIFKGAPKSVIEALARVSVHQKKIVAGQMIYSAGEPNDRLMIVDSGRVRVYSYADDDRERTLYMLRSREVDLTGALFTNHEHHNFAQAAEPTEICYLKQSAFKDVLKEYPEMALSLVDVLGERLTSLEQRDVTDTLLTSRERLYNYLLELRSQFGNQTYKLPVTKKELAQYLGITPETLSRQLKQLVAEDKIKLDRREFTIL encoded by the coding sequence ATGGCACACGATCCGATTAAATGCGTGGAACAAGTTTCTATCTTCAAAGGTGCTCCAAAGAGTGTGATTGAAGCATTGGCACGTGTTTCAGTTCATCAGAAAAAGATTGTGGCTGGGCAGATGATTTATTCGGCGGGAGAACCCAATGACCGCTTGATGATAGTCGATTCTGGTAGAGTACGAGTTTATAGTTACGCTGATGATGACCGTGAACGGACACTTTACATGTTGCGGTCGCGAGAAGTGGATTTAACAGGAGCCTTATTTACCAACCACGAGCATCACAATTTTGCTCAAGCCGCCGAACCAACTGAGATATGTTACTTGAAACAGAGCGCGTTCAAAGATGTGCTGAAAGAATATCCAGAAATGGCTTTGTCACTAGTCGATGTGCTGGGTGAACGGTTGACTTCGTTGGAGCAACGGGATGTGACCGATACTTTGTTGACGTCAAGGGAACGTTTATATAATTATTTGTTGGAGTTACGAAGCCAATTCGGCAATCAAACGTATAAGTTGCCAGTTACTAAGAAAGAGTTGGCTCAGTATTTAGGAATTACCCCAGAAACACTCAGCCGTCAGTTAAAACAATTAGTCGCGGAAGATAAAATTAAATTGGATCGACGTGAGTTTACTATTCTTTAA